The following proteins are encoded in a genomic region of Corylus avellana chromosome ca4, CavTom2PMs-1.0:
- the LOC132179260 gene encoding double-stranded RNA-binding protein 1-like isoform X3, whose product MGQPMVCAPAATATPAPSAAPGTKKVLHPKILEHLRYKKLLQQYTKRRCIPLPIYQTINEGSQGALQFRATILVDGVSYTSLYTISDREAAEWNVAKLALEGISQKIKDEGRRLICENKVPCKSTLNAFAVKMNLEMPTYNTIKQKRKR is encoded by the exons ATGGGGCAGCCCATGGTATGTGCTCCAGCTGCAACAGCGACTCCGGCTCCTTCTGCCGCGCCGGGGACAAAGAAAGTTCTCCACCCAA aaattcTAGAACACTTGAGGTACAAGAAGCTCTTGCAGCAATACACTAAAAGAAGATGTATTCCACTGCCAATATACCAGACCATCAATGAAGGATCTCAAGGCGCCCTACAGTTTAGAGCAACAATATTGGTAGATGGAGTGAGTTATACGTCTTTGTATACTATTTCTGATCGAGAAGCAGCCGAATGGAACGTTGCCAAACTAGCATTGGAGGGCATATCTCAAAAGATCAAGGATGAAGGACGCCGTCTCATTTGTGAG AATAAGGTGCCATGCAAGTCTACCCTTAATGCTTTTGCTGTCAAGATGAATCTAGAAATGCCTACTTACAACACCATCAAGCAAAAGCGAAAAAG GTAG
- the LOC132179260 gene encoding double-stranded RNA-binding protein 8-like isoform X2 has product MGQPMVCAPAATATPAPSAAPGTKKVLHPKILEHLRYKKLLQQYTKRRCIPLPIYQTINEGSQGALQFRATILVDGVSYTSLYTISDREAAEWNVAKLALEGISQKIKDEGRRLICENKVPCKSTLNAFAVKMNLEMPTYNTIKQKRKRLLPFISSLVFNGVSYIGEAGRNEGEAEVLAARAVILYLLGSSDPGTLLF; this is encoded by the exons ATGGGGCAGCCCATGGTATGTGCTCCAGCTGCAACAGCGACTCCGGCTCCTTCTGCCGCGCCGGGGACAAAGAAAGTTCTCCACCCAA aaattcTAGAACACTTGAGGTACAAGAAGCTCTTGCAGCAATACACTAAAAGAAGATGTATTCCACTGCCAATATACCAGACCATCAATGAAGGATCTCAAGGCGCCCTACAGTTTAGAGCAACAATATTGGTAGATGGAGTGAGTTATACGTCTTTGTATACTATTTCTGATCGAGAAGCAGCCGAATGGAACGTTGCCAAACTAGCATTGGAGGGCATATCTCAAAAGATCAAGGATGAAGGACGCCGTCTCATTTGTGAG AATAAGGTGCCATGCAAGTCTACCCTTAATGCTTTTGCTGTCAAGATGAATCTAGAAATGCCTACTTACAACACCATCAAGCAAAAGCGAAAAAGGTTGCTTCCTTTCATATCTTCTTTGGTTTTCAATGGTGTAAGTTACATTGGTGAAGCTGGTAGAAACGAGGGAGAAGCTGAAGTATTGGCAGCACGCGCTGTTATTCTCTATCTTCTTG GTAGTTCAGATCCGGGAACACTTCTTTTTTAG
- the LOC132179260 gene encoding double-stranded RNA-binding protein 8-like isoform X1, producing the protein MGQPMVCAPAATATPAPSAAPGTKKVLHPKILEHLRYKKLLQQYTKRRCIPLPIYQTINEGSQGALQFRATILVDGVSYTSLYTISDREAAEWNVAKLALEGISQKIKDEGRRLICENKVPCKSTLNAFAVKMNLEMPTYNTIKQKRKRLLPFISSLVFNGVSYIGEAGRNEGEAEVLAARAVILYLLGIHFLCDQYEFVLIYSCILV; encoded by the exons ATGGGGCAGCCCATGGTATGTGCTCCAGCTGCAACAGCGACTCCGGCTCCTTCTGCCGCGCCGGGGACAAAGAAAGTTCTCCACCCAA aaattcTAGAACACTTGAGGTACAAGAAGCTCTTGCAGCAATACACTAAAAGAAGATGTATTCCACTGCCAATATACCAGACCATCAATGAAGGATCTCAAGGCGCCCTACAGTTTAGAGCAACAATATTGGTAGATGGAGTGAGTTATACGTCTTTGTATACTATTTCTGATCGAGAAGCAGCCGAATGGAACGTTGCCAAACTAGCATTGGAGGGCATATCTCAAAAGATCAAGGATGAAGGACGCCGTCTCATTTGTGAG AATAAGGTGCCATGCAAGTCTACCCTTAATGCTTTTGCTGTCAAGATGAATCTAGAAATGCCTACTTACAACACCATCAAGCAAAAGCGAAAAAGGTTGCTTCCTTTCATATCTTCTTTGGTTTTCAATGGTGTAAGTTACATTGGTGAAGCTGGTAGAAACGAGGGAGAAGCTGAAGTATTGGCAGCACGCGCTGTTATTCTCTATCTTCTTGGTATCCATTTTCTCTGCGATCAATAtgaatttgttttgatttactCATGCATTCTTGTGTAG